A genomic region of Pseudomonas abietaniphila contains the following coding sequences:
- the gatB gene encoding Asp-tRNA(Asn)/Glu-tRNA(Gln) amidotransferase subunit GatB, translating into MQWEVVIGLEIHTQLTTQSKIFSGSATTFGSEPNTQASLVDLGMPGTLPVLNKEAVQMAVKFGLAIDAEIGQHNVFARKNYFYPDLPKGYQISQMELPIVGKGHLDITLEDGTIKRIGVTRAHLEEDAGKSLHEDYSGMTGIDLNRAGTPLLEIVSEPDMRSAKEAVAYVKAMHALVRYLGICDGNMAEGSLRCDCNVSVRPKGQVEFGTRCEIKNVNSFRFIEKAINSEIQRQIDLIEDGGKVIQQTRLYDPNTNETRAMRSKEEANDYRYFPDPDLLPVIIEDAFLEKTRALLPELPPQKRERFQSQFGLSLYDASVLASSREQADYFEKVVGIAGDAKLAANWVMVELGSLLNKQGVEIDESPVSAEQLGGMLQRITDNTISGKIAKMVFEAMANGEGSADEIIEKRGLKQVTDSGAIESILDDMLAANAEQVEQYRAADEAKRGKMFGFFVGQAMKASKGKANPGQVNELLKRKLEG; encoded by the coding sequence ATGCAATGGGAAGTCGTCATCGGGCTGGAGATTCACACCCAGCTCACGACCCAATCGAAGATTTTCTCCGGTAGCGCCACCACGTTCGGCTCCGAGCCGAACACCCAGGCCAGCCTCGTCGACCTGGGCATGCCCGGCACGTTGCCGGTGCTGAACAAGGAAGCCGTGCAGATGGCGGTCAAGTTCGGCCTGGCGATCGATGCCGAGATCGGTCAGCACAACGTGTTCGCCCGCAAGAACTACTTCTACCCGGACCTGCCGAAGGGTTACCAGATCAGCCAGATGGAATTGCCGATTGTCGGCAAGGGTCATCTGGACATCACCCTTGAAGACGGCACCATCAAGCGCATCGGCGTCACCCGTGCCCACCTTGAGGAAGACGCCGGCAAGAGCCTGCACGAAGACTACAGCGGCATGACCGGTATCGACTTGAACCGTGCCGGCACGCCGCTGTTGGAAATCGTGTCCGAACCGGACATGCGTTCGGCCAAGGAAGCGGTTGCCTACGTCAAGGCGATGCACGCGCTGGTCCGCTACCTGGGCATCTGCGACGGCAACATGGCCGAAGGCTCCCTGCGTTGCGACTGCAACGTGTCGGTTCGCCCGAAAGGCCAGGTCGAGTTCGGCACCCGCTGCGAGATCAAGAACGTCAACTCGTTCCGTTTCATCGAGAAAGCGATCAACAGCGAGATTCAACGTCAGATCGACCTGATCGAAGACGGTGGCAAGGTCATCCAGCAAACCCGCCTGTACGACCCGAACACCAACGAAACCCGCGCCATGCGCAGCAAGGAAGAAGCCAACGACTACCGTTACTTCCCCGATCCTGACCTGCTGCCGGTGATCATCGAGGACGCGTTCCTGGAAAAAACCCGCGCCCTGCTGCCGGAACTGCCGCCACAGAAACGCGAGCGCTTCCAGTCGCAGTTCGGCCTGTCGCTATACGACGCCAGCGTGCTGGCTTCCAGCCGCGAACAGGCGGATTACTTCGAGAAGGTGGTCGGCATTGCGGGCGACGCCAAGCTGGCCGCCAACTGGGTCATGGTCGAGCTGGGTTCGTTGCTGAACAAGCAAGGCGTGGAAATCGACGAATCGCCGGTCAGCGCCGAGCAACTGGGCGGCATGCTGCAACGCATCACCGACAACACCATCTCCGGCAAGATCGCCAAAATGGTTTTCGAGGCGATGGCCAACGGCGAAGGCAGCGCTGATGAGATCATCGAGAAACGCGGCCTGAAGCAAGTAACCGACAGCGGCGCCATCGAGTCGATTCTGGATGACATGCTGGCTGCCAACGCCGAGCAGGTCGAACAGTACCGCGCTGCCGATGAAGCCAAACGCGGCAAGATGTTCGGCTTCTTCGTCGGGCAGGCCATGAAAGCGTCCAAAGGCAAGGCCAACCCGGGGCAGGTCAACGAACTGTTGAAGCGCAAGCTGGAAGGTTGA
- the gatA gene encoding Asp-tRNA(Asn)/Glu-tRNA(Gln) amidotransferase subunit GatA, giving the protein MHQMTLAEIARGLADKKFSSEELTRNLLARIAQLDPQLNSFISVTEDLAITQAQAADARRAAGETGALLGAPLAHKDLFCTKGIRTSCASKMLDNFKAPYDATVVAKLAAAGTVTLGKTNMDEFAMGSANESSHYGAVKNPWNLAHVPGGSSGGSAAAVAARLLPAATGTDTGGSIRQPAALTNLTGLKPTYGRVSRWGMIAYASSLDQAGPMARTAEDCALLLQGMAGFDINDSTSIDEPVPDYSASLNASLQGLRIGVPKEYFSAGLDPRIADLVMASVEELKKLGAVVKEVSLPNLQHAIPAYYVIAPAEASSNLSRFDGVRFGYRCEDPKDLTDLYKRSRGEGFGPEVQRRIMVGAYALSAGYYDAYYLQAQKIRRLIKNDFMNAFTEVDVILGPTTPNPAWKIGAKNADPIAEYLEDFYTITANLAGLPGLSMPAGFADGLPVGVQLLAPYFQEGRLLNVAHQYQLVTDWHTRSPEGF; this is encoded by the coding sequence ATGCATCAAATGACTCTGGCAGAGATCGCTCGCGGACTTGCCGATAAAAAGTTTTCTTCCGAAGAATTGACCCGCAACCTGCTGGCGCGCATCGCCCAGCTGGACCCGCAGCTTAATAGCTTCATTTCCGTCACCGAAGACCTGGCCATCACTCAGGCCCAGGCCGCGGACGCCCGTCGTGCGGCGGGCGAAACCGGTGCCCTGCTGGGCGCCCCGCTGGCGCACAAGGACCTGTTCTGCACCAAGGGCATCCGCACCAGCTGTGCCTCGAAGATGCTCGACAACTTCAAGGCGCCCTACGACGCGACCGTCGTTGCCAAGCTGGCAGCGGCGGGCACCGTGACGCTGGGCAAGACCAACATGGACGAATTCGCCATGGGGTCGGCCAACGAGTCCAGCCACTACGGCGCGGTGAAAAACCCGTGGAACCTGGCTCACGTGCCGGGCGGCTCGTCGGGTGGTTCGGCGGCGGCGGTTGCCGCTCGTCTGTTACCTGCCGCGACAGGCACCGATACCGGCGGTTCGATTCGCCAACCTGCGGCGCTGACTAACCTGACCGGCCTGAAACCGACCTACGGTCGTGTGTCGCGCTGGGGCATGATCGCCTACGCGTCCAGCCTCGATCAGGCGGGCCCGATGGCGCGCACCGCCGAAGACTGCGCCCTGCTGCTGCAAGGCATGGCCGGTTTCGACATCAATGACTCCACGAGCATTGACGAGCCTGTCCCGGATTACAGCGCCAGCCTTAACGCCTCGCTGCAAGGTCTGCGCATCGGTGTGCCGAAGGAATACTTCAGTGCCGGTCTCGACCCGCGCATCGCCGATCTGGTCATGGCCAGCGTCGAAGAGCTGAAAAAGCTCGGCGCCGTGGTCAAGGAAGTCAGCCTGCCGAACCTGCAGCACGCGATCCCTGCTTATTACGTGATCGCGCCGGCAGAGGCCTCTTCCAACCTGTCGCGTTTCGACGGTGTGCGCTTCGGCTATCGCTGCGAAGACCCGAAAGACCTGACCGACCTGTACAAGCGCTCGCGCGGCGAAGGCTTCGGGCCTGAAGTGCAGCGCCGGATCATGGTCGGTGCCTACGCGCTGTCCGCCGGTTACTACGACGCCTACTACCTGCAAGCGCAGAAGATTCGTCGTCTGATCAAGAACGACTTCATGAACGCCTTCACCGAAGTCGACGTGATCCTGGGCCCTACCACGCCGAACCCGGCCTGGAAGATCGGCGCCAAGAACGCCGACCCGATCGCCGAGTACCTGGAAGACTTCTACACCATCACCGCCAACCTCGCGGGCCTGCCGGGCCTGTCGATGCCGGCCGGTTTTGCCGACGGTCTGCCGGTGGGCGTGCAATTGCTGGCGCCGTACTTCCAGGAAGGTCGCCTGCTCAACGTCGCTCACCAATATCAACTGGTTACCGACTGGCACACTCGCTCGCCTGAAGGCTTCTAA
- the gatC gene encoding Asp-tRNA(Asn)/Glu-tRNA(Gln) amidotransferase subunit GatC, protein MALDRSDVEKIAHLARLGLNDADIPRTTEALNSILGLVDQMQAVDTTGIEPLAHPLEASQRLREDVVSEANHRDSYQAIAPAVEDGLYLVPKVID, encoded by the coding sequence ATGGCGCTTGATCGCTCCGACGTGGAAAAAATCGCTCATCTGGCCCGACTGGGGCTCAATGACGCCGATATCCCGCGTACTACCGAAGCACTGAACAGCATTCTAGGGCTGGTTGACCAGATGCAGGCGGTCGACACCACCGGTATCGAACCCCTCGCACACCCGCTTGAAGCCTCGCAAAGGCTGCGTGAAGACGTGGTCAGCGAAGCCAATCATCGCGATTCCTATCAAGCCATCGCACCAGCGGTCGAAGACGGCCTTTATCTGGTTCCGAAAGTCATCGACTAA
- the mreB gene encoding rod shape-determining protein MreB encodes MFKKLRGMFSSDLSIDLGTANTLIYVRERGIVLNEPSVVAIRTHGNQKSVVAVGMEAKRMLGRTPGNIAAIRPMKDGVIADFSVCEKMLQYFINKVHENSFLQPSPRVLICVPCKSTQVERRAIRESALGAGAREVFLIEEPMAAAIGAGLPVEEARGSMVVDIGGGTTEIALISLNGVVYAESVRVGGDRFDEAIITYVRRNYGSLIGESTAERIKQEIGTAYPGGEVREVDVRGRNLAEGVPRAFTLNSNEVLEALQESLATIVQAVKSALEQSPPELASDIAERGLVLTGGGALLRDLDKLLAQETGLPVIVAEDPLTCVARGGGRALEMMDKHTMDLLSSE; translated from the coding sequence ATGTTCAAGAAACTGCGTGGCATGTTTTCCAGCGATCTTTCCATCGACCTGGGCACTGCCAACACCCTTATTTACGTGCGTGAGCGCGGTATTGTCCTGAACGAGCCATCGGTTGTGGCCATTCGGACCCACGGAAATCAGAAAAGCGTCGTTGCTGTCGGGATGGAAGCCAAGCGTATGCTGGGCCGTACTCCGGGCAACATCGCTGCCATTCGTCCGATGAAAGACGGCGTCATCGCCGATTTCAGCGTGTGCGAAAAGATGCTCCAGTATTTCATCAATAAAGTGCACGAAAACAGCTTCCTGCAGCCAAGCCCTCGCGTGCTGATCTGCGTACCGTGCAAGTCGACCCAGGTAGAGCGTCGCGCCATTCGCGAATCGGCCCTGGGTGCCGGCGCACGTGAAGTGTTCCTGATCGAAGAGCCAATGGCCGCCGCCATCGGTGCCGGTCTGCCGGTCGAGGAAGCACGCGGGTCGATGGTCGTCGACATCGGTGGTGGTACTACCGAAATCGCCTTGATCTCCCTGAACGGTGTGGTTTACGCCGAATCCGTGCGCGTCGGCGGCGACCGTTTCGACGAAGCGATCATCACCTACGTGCGTCGTAACTACGGCAGCCTGATCGGTGAATCCACCGCTGAACGCATCAAGCAGGAAATCGGTACTGCCTACCCGGGCGGCGAAGTGCGTGAAGTCGACGTACGCGGCCGTAACCTGGCCGAAGGTGTTCCACGTGCCTTCACCCTGAACTCCAACGAAGTGCTGGAAGCGTTGCAGGAATCCCTGGCAACCATCGTTCAGGCCGTCAAGAGCGCGCTGGAGCAGTCTCCGCCAGAGCTGGCATCGGACATCGCCGAGCGCGGTCTGGTCCTGACCGGTGGTGGCGCCTTGCTGCGTGACCTCGACAAACTGCTGGCTCAGGAAACCGGTCTGCCGGTGATCGTCGCCGAAGACCCGCTGACCTGCGTGGCACGCGGCGGTGGCCGTGCGCTGGAAATGATGGACAAGCACACCATGGACCTGCTCTCCAGCGAATAA
- the mreC gene encoding rod shape-determining protein MreC, producing the protein MLVVLSVAVMVVDARFTLLKPVRSQMSLVLMQSYWIADLPERLYQGVASQFGSRTELAAENEKLKTENLLLQGRLQKLAALTEQNVRLRELLNSSALVNEKVEVAELIGMDPNPFTHRIIINKGERDGVVLGQPVLDARGLMGQVVELMPYTSRVLLLTDTTHSIPVQVNRNGLRAIASGTGNPERLELRHVADTADIKEGDLLVSSGLGQRFPAGYPVATVKEVIHDSGQPFAIVRAVPTAALNRSRYLLLVFSDGRSPEERAADAAQQQESLDRQAADPAAVPSATVPGAAPTATPNKPVVPATVPKPAATGHSASPTPAATTPAAAPASAATPAKPAASKPAAKPAAKPAAPKPATPAATPAAPREREE; encoded by the coding sequence GTGCTGGTCGTCCTGTCTGTGGCCGTCATGGTCGTGGACGCGCGCTTCACGCTGCTCAAGCCTGTTCGCAGTCAGATGTCGCTGGTCCTGATGCAGTCGTACTGGATCGCCGACTTGCCTGAACGTTTGTATCAGGGCGTTGCCAGCCAGTTTGGCAGTCGCACCGAACTCGCCGCCGAAAACGAAAAACTCAAGACCGAAAACCTGCTGTTGCAAGGCCGCCTGCAGAAGCTCGCCGCCCTGACCGAGCAAAACGTTCGCCTGCGCGAGTTGCTGAACTCTTCGGCGCTGGTCAACGAGAAGGTCGAAGTCGCCGAGCTGATCGGCATGGACCCCAACCCGTTCACGCACCGCATTATCATCAACAAAGGTGAGCGTGACGGCGTGGTGCTGGGCCAGCCGGTGCTCGATGCACGTGGCCTGATGGGCCAGGTGGTCGAACTGATGCCGTACACCTCGCGCGTACTGCTGCTGACCGACACGACCCACAGCATCCCGGTCCAGGTGAACCGTAACGGTTTGCGCGCCATCGCCAGCGGCACCGGCAACCCTGAGCGTCTGGAGCTGCGCCACGTGGCCGACACCGCCGACATCAAGGAAGGCGACCTGCTGGTGAGTTCCGGTCTTGGGCAGCGTTTCCCGGCGGGCTATCCGGTGGCGACGGTCAAGGAAGTGATCCACGACTCCGGCCAGCCCTTTGCGATCGTTCGCGCGGTGCCGACGGCCGCCCTGAACCGCAGTCGTTATCTGTTGCTGGTGTTTTCTGACGGTCGTTCTCCTGAAGAACGCGCCGCCGACGCCGCGCAACAGCAGGAGTCGCTTGACCGTCAGGCCGCCGACCCTGCCGCCGTGCCTTCGGCCACCGTGCCGGGCGCCGCGCCAACGGCGACACCGAACAAACCGGTCGTGCCGGCCACGGTGCCCAAGCCTGCAGCGACGGGCCACAGCGCTTCGCCAACGCCGGCAGCAACAACGCCTGCCGCAGCCCCTGCGTCTGCCGCGACGCCTGCCAAGCCTGCTGCGAGCAAACCGGCCGCCAAGCCGGCCGCGAAGCCCGCCGCACCTAAACCGGCCACGCCGGCTGCCACTCCGGCAGCGCCGCGCGAGAGGGAAGAATAA
- the mreD gene encoding rod shape-determining protein MreD produces the protein MARHAPARNGWVVWLTFAIGLLLSVSPLPQFMEIFRPLWLALLLAFWALALPHKIGMVTAWMLGLAEDVLYGTLLGQNALILTLITFLVLSLQQRLRMFPMWQQCLVILVIFGLAQLVQLWLSALTGNRQPTLALVLPALVSALLWPWVSYGLRGLRLRLKIN, from the coding sequence ATGGCTCGTCACGCTCCCGCACGAAACGGCTGGGTGGTCTGGCTGACCTTTGCCATCGGTCTGCTGCTCAGCGTCTCGCCGCTCCCGCAATTCATGGAAATCTTTCGCCCGCTCTGGCTGGCGCTGCTGTTGGCGTTCTGGGCACTGGCCTTGCCACACAAGATCGGCATGGTCACCGCCTGGATGCTGGGCTTGGCCGAAGACGTCTTGTATGGGACGTTACTGGGACAGAACGCGTTGATCCTGACGCTGATCACCTTCCTGGTCCTGTCGTTGCAGCAACGCTTGCGCATGTTCCCGATGTGGCAGCAATGCCTGGTGATTCTGGTGATTTTCGGCCTCGCGCAGCTGGTCCAGCTGTGGCTCAGCGCGCTGACCGGCAACCGCCAGCCGACCCTTGCGCTGGTACTGCCCGCGTTGGTCAGTGCCTTGCTCTGGCCGTGGGTCAGCTACGGACTGCGCGGCCTGCGCCTGCGTTTGAAGATCAATTGA
- a CDS encoding Maf family protein — MPQLLLASGSPRRRELLTQIGVPFTTLSADIDETPLPDETPAAYVERLARGKADAGLLQLANDPAYSVACVLGADTAVVLDGRILGKPADEAEALAMLAGLSNREHEVLTAIAVVDEQHCETRVVSSRVRFRSISTEEARAYWASGEPRDKAGSYGIQGLGAVFVEHLSGSYSAVVGLPLCETAEILQRFGIPCWQCLEGDKP, encoded by the coding sequence ATGCCACAACTGCTTCTCGCCTCCGGCTCCCCGCGCCGTCGTGAACTGCTGACGCAAATCGGTGTGCCGTTCACCACGCTCAGCGCGGACATCGACGAAACCCCGCTCCCTGACGAAACCCCTGCCGCTTATGTCGAACGTCTGGCCCGTGGCAAGGCCGACGCCGGTCTGCTGCAGCTCGCCAACGACCCTGCCTATTCCGTCGCCTGCGTGCTGGGCGCCGACACCGCCGTGGTGCTCGATGGCCGCATTCTCGGCAAACCCGCCGATGAAGCCGAGGCATTGGCCATGCTGGCCGGGCTGTCGAACCGTGAGCACGAGGTGCTGACCGCCATCGCCGTGGTCGATGAACAGCATTGCGAAACCCGCGTCGTCAGCAGCCGTGTGCGTTTTCGTTCCATCTCCACCGAAGAAGCCCGCGCCTATTGGGCCAGCGGCGAGCCCCGCGACAAGGCGGGCAGCTACGGCATCCAGGGACTGGGCGCGGTGTTCGTGGAGCACCTCAGCGGCAGCTATTCTGCGGTCGTTGGCTTGCCGTTGTGCGAAACCGCAGAAATCCTGCAGCGTTTCGGCATACCCTGTTGGCAATGCCTGGAAGGTGACAAGCCATGA
- the rng gene encoding ribonuclease G: MSEEILINITPMESRVAVVENGVLQEVHVERTQRRGIVGNIYKGKVVRVLPGMQAAFIDIGLDRAAFIHASEISMREGPAVETISSLVHEGQSLVVQVTKDPIGSKGARLTTQLSIPSRYLVYMPRTAHVGISLKIEDETERERLKQVVSDCVAKEGIKEKGGFILRTAAEGAGADEIMMDIRYLRRLWDQIGEQIKTINPASVIYEDLGLALRTLRDLVSPRIEKIRIDSRETFQKTTQFVAELMPEIADRLEHYPGERPIFDLYGVEDEIQKALERKVPLKSGGYLVIDPAEAMTTIDVNTGAFVGHRNLEETIFKTNLEAATAIARQLRLRNIGGIIIIDFIDMEDGEHQRQVLRTLEKQLERDHAKTNIIGITELGLVQMTRKRTRESLEQVLCEPCSSCQGRGKLKTPETICYEIFREILREARAYQALGYRVLANQKVVDRLLDEESGNVAELEVFIGRTIRFQVETMYSQEQYDVVLL, encoded by the coding sequence ATGAGTGAAGAGATTCTGATCAACATCACGCCGATGGAGTCGCGCGTGGCCGTCGTTGAGAACGGGGTTTTGCAAGAGGTTCATGTCGAGCGGACCCAGCGTCGCGGGATCGTCGGCAACATCTACAAGGGCAAGGTGGTACGCGTGCTGCCGGGGATGCAGGCCGCATTCATCGACATCGGTCTGGACCGCGCCGCGTTCATTCACGCCTCGGAAATCTCCATGCGTGAAGGCCCGGCCGTCGAAACCATCAGCTCGCTGGTCCATGAAGGCCAGAGCCTGGTGGTGCAGGTCACCAAAGACCCGATTGGCAGCAAAGGCGCACGCCTGACCACTCAACTGTCCATTCCGTCGCGCTATCTGGTGTACATGCCGCGCACGGCGCATGTCGGTATTTCCCTGAAGATCGAGGACGAAACCGAACGCGAACGCCTGAAACAGGTGGTCAGCGATTGCGTGGCCAAGGAAGGGATCAAAGAGAAGGGCGGTTTCATCCTGCGCACGGCAGCCGAAGGCGCCGGGGCGGATGAGATCATGATGGACATCCGTTACCTGCGGCGGCTGTGGGATCAGATCGGCGAACAGATCAAGACCATCAACCCGGCCAGTGTGATCTACGAAGACCTCGGTCTGGCGCTGCGGACCTTGCGTGACCTGGTCAGCCCGCGTATCGAAAAAATACGCATCGACTCCCGTGAAACCTTTCAGAAAACCACGCAGTTCGTGGCCGAACTGATGCCGGAAATTGCCGATCGTCTCGAACACTACCCGGGCGAGCGGCCGATTTTCGACCTGTATGGCGTTGAAGACGAAATCCAGAAGGCGCTGGAGCGCAAGGTTCCGCTGAAGTCCGGCGGTTATCTGGTGATCGACCCGGCGGAAGCGATGACCACCATCGACGTCAACACCGGCGCGTTCGTCGGTCACCGGAATCTTGAAGAAACCATCTTCAAAACCAACCTGGAAGCCGCCACCGCGATTGCCCGCCAGCTGCGTCTGCGCAACATCGGCGGGATCATCATCATCGACTTCATCGACATGGAAGACGGCGAGCACCAGCGTCAGGTCCTGCGCACACTGGAAAAGCAGCTGGAGCGCGACCACGCCAAGACCAACATCATCGGGATCACCGAGCTGGGTTTGGTGCAGATGACCCGCAAGCGTACCCGTGAGAGCCTTGAGCAAGTGCTGTGCGAGCCGTGCAGCAGTTGCCAGGGTCGTGGCAAACTGAAAACCCCGGAAACCATCTGTTACGAGATCTTTCGCGAGATCCTGCGTGAAGCCCGCGCCTATCAGGCGTTGGGGTATCGGGTGCTGGCCAACCAGAAAGTCGTGGATCGATTGCTTGATGAGGAGTCGGGAAACGTGGCCGAACTCGAGGTGTTCATCGGCAGAACCATTCGCTTCCAGGTCGAAACCATGTATTCCCAGGAACAATATGACGTTGTGCTGCTCTGA